AAATTTTAGAATGTTCAATTATTAACATGATTTAAAATGACTTAGTTGGTACTGTAAAGCTGGaatagaaaaaaagaaaatatgtaCAAAGATAAAAACATGATTGATAAATTGGCACATTCAACAAAGATAACCAGAgctgggcatttcaaatcgaatagtaTATTATTCGAATTGGTCACACAAAAATCTAAAATCGCCACCATCTTGTATGTTTACAATGACCTAAGGttaatttgtcaatttttttcatcgaagccatatttttaaaatgcaattttgaccTATGAGTTTTTTTACGAGTGAGTTGTTGATTAAACGTTATATTGTGTGAACGTTCAGCGAAATGTCTGAGTGACAGATTCTAGCTTTTCAGAAATTTAAAAGTCATATGCAATTTTATAATCTTCTCAGTATTTGGGATTaaatttcaaaccaaaaaaatttcaattctggAATCATTCAGATTTTAGAGTATTTGGAAATGCCAGCCTTATATATAACAAGATAAAAATGTACATGAGGCAGAAAATATCTCATTCAAGCATTTTAGGGGAATCACTCAGTGGAATAATATTACCTTTTgagcaaaaatatttgggtctaGTAGCACCATACTATTcataatatactaaaaattttatCTGGTAATGCTTTCAGAAAAGGtttttcattgaatttaaaCTAATTATTCCACCATAGCAAAAAAACAAGTTACCATGAAAACAAAACCACTTGAAATCATCCGCGATAAAATTCAATcatcctgatttttttttgtttaaaattggtttttaaattaaaatattaaatgtaattatttttgaatgttcGTTTCctaaatttggtaattttatggcCTTAATTAATGTTGTATTTGTTCATTAGTATTATTATTAGATTGGCCAATAATAAACTTTTGCAACAAGACTTCTACATGAATATGACATTGggaaatattatttgtaaacaAATTATCTCTCACATTATGGGTCTTAAATTAATGTCACTTGACACGATGCATTAAAACTGTGTAATGAAGTACAGGTGCTACCATAGTATGTGcaacaaaatggcggacacctgaacatagtatgtgtaccgggttagggttaggccataattttattccaattttctttctattacgagtttggggacgagtgactcccatagtatttgtacctgaaattatggcctaaccctgacctggtacacatactacgttgcaGTGTCCGGCATCtcgttgcacatactacgggagtaacaaAGTACATTGGTTTAATAGTATGAGGAAAAATTTTGGTCCTAAATGCACATAAGTGGtgtagaaaaacaaaatttagtttaggttaattgattcattttaaaagtcaaaatattatACATATTCATGTCAAGAATGTTTAAATCTTGGTTCGGGTAACAGTTGgcatatatatcattatttttcaGCAAGCTGTATACTTGAATTCTGAATTGAATAGCGTGGAGTGACACAAATTTTATACAGCATAATTATGGGTTTTTCTAACCCGAACATGGCTCTGCAAAAGTAGTCTGGTAACGAGCGATTATAGTTTGAGCAGACCGGAATCTTTCCGCTCCCaactaatttattacacacgGGGTGGAGTGGCAGGCATGGGATTGAACTGAAGATTTTAACCAGCGATGCAGTCATCATTAAGTCTAGTGTCTTGCTCTAAAAGCCACAGAGACCAAAACGGTACTCCcataatgtgtgtaccaggttgagccataattttatgCCGATTTACCTTATTTTGTTCTAATAAGAGGTCGAgcctgtttgtgttagccaagtgaatataccccctgcccatacgttcattccctttatacaacttgatgtaaaataggcaaacaaaattagttacatccatattggtgcacacatTTCTGGAGCACCACCAAAACACCCTACATATTTGGATCCCAATATCCATAATTATTGAGAGCTTTACCATATGAATTAGGTGAAGTTTCAAACTCACAGAAATAATGTCTCTATCCAACTGCTAACATTATGCACACTCTTGTTCTTTGATTTCCATTGTCACATCATAATCATTTTGTTCATTCGTGTAATCAACTAGATCTTCAGTTTCCTCATTATCTTCTTCTTCTGCCTCGTTGATAGCTTCAGAAATTTTATCTTTGTGTCTTCGTAAAATATGAGCTCTTACTGACATTTTTGTGCAAGAACGGAACGTACAAAATGCACATTTAATTCTTTTCTGTTTCCTGTGCACCGAATTAATGTGCGAATCCAGTGTATATTGCTGACCGAATGATTTTCGACAAATCTGACAGGTCCAAGGTCGTAGTTTTTCATGCTTTGTGACAATATGTCTTTCAAGACTGATGTACCAAGCGGATTCgaaattgcaattttctatgtCACATCTAAATACTTTGTCTTTACGATGGACACATTTTTCATGACGTGTCATGGATCCTTTACGTGAACATTTATAATCACATCCTTCGTATTTACACTCATGTTGTTTTAGATCTTTATGCACACACATGATATGTGTCCTCATGTGACCACTATGTGTAGTTTTATATCCGCAGTCTTCGCATTCTAATATAGTTCGGCCTGGTTTTCGTCCCGTCTTCATTTTTGTTAGTGATCGTTTTAATACTTCCGGGACAATGGTGTTACTGTCGTCCACTGTTTCAATGTCTACCTCATCTTCTTCTTCATTGGAATGAGGTTTTGCCTTGCGCTTTCTTTTAGCAGAAAATTTATCCCTCGCTTCTTCGAGTATTTTTGGTTGAACGTAACTACTGAATCTCACATCCTTACATTTGTCCTTCATGATCCTTTTGATGTTACTTGCCGCTTctgtatattttaatttttcatctaCGGAAACTAATTCTCTGTTTCCGAAAACGACTCCGTTTCTCTTTCGCCCGTGAGTTGAAAAGGGATTTCCGAGGGTTTTCCCGAGCTTGCGAACACCCATTGCTTCATGATTAATACGACTCTTCTTTACTCCCTTTGTTGTGAATCTCGGGGGAGACGAACTTCGCAACTTTGGAATGCAATCGTATACTTCTTTGTACTTTTCGTTTTCCTTGGATCTTGGAAATTTAAAGTAATTCAAATATAAGTCTGTGTCATCCTTTTCGCCTGTTAATTCTTTATCAATATCTATATTACTGGGAATCGAAGATTGCTGTTGTGCATCCCCATTATTAGTATTTAATGTGTTTGCATCTTCTCTCAGGGAAGCAAATATGTTTCTGTTGCTCATTGTTTCATTTCGGTGTTTAATTCCATACAATCCTCGTTTTTCTACCTGCAatatcataataataaaaataagaattgtGAATTCAAGATTGCTAAAAAGGATgatggaataaaaaaatcttGCATAATATTATAACtgcttcaaaattaaattagaaGCTCAAAATCTCATAAAATAATTAAGATCAAGGAATATTGAAATCGTACCAATAGTAAATGAGTGTATAAGAAGGAACATACTGGGATTTCCACCTTATTAAGGAGGAATTTTACCGTTTCGGGGTAAGGAATTTTGATTCGTATTCTCTGTAGTATTACtaacattatttaattttaattattattaaaatgcaTATTCATGAACATATCATAAACTACTTGAACTATACAAAAAAGAGGAGTGCGACATGGCATAGCATTAGGTAATGATCTATCACAGACTGGAGGAATAAGTATAGATGGATAAAAGATGTGTGCTCGCTATTTGATATTCTCATTAGGGATGGGCACtatcgaataatttactattctagaatagttaaatctaatccagaatacagaatcctattctatttttcatACTtgttcaaatagtgggaatttccacattgctggatttcgatgttaaaaaattgtaaatgtattatttatttgaaagtgtcctgaacattggatttcatttgatactaaacaggcatttcccaggacaataaaatttaagaatattacaatattttgtgCCTTCCAATCGTTCCAATTGTATGTAATCCCTAAttactgatatgctaaattaagacacgctttacacaatttaatagtaagcggctgaatacaaaaatatataggAAACGGcgataaatcttttttttttattaatgttaGTCTGCCGAGTGTAACATACACGCTGAGAGTTAATCAGATGcaggaccagcgtgtggcctgcaacctatgcggccgttgtaattattaaatttaaccactattaattgaaatcaactttttattctgtgcgagcaagaCTCGTGAAATACCAAGTTtccgtaaacgcgatttcgtacttagttgTTAGGTAATATAACATCTAAAGAAtaattcattttctatgattatcgttaaatatcattatctacccagacttggccctactcaaactcaacacgtcactatcttcgccagatgtggcaattttttttaaatttatcggcAACTTAAATACTGCaaacactcgatcaaacgtgcgtctatcttgaacgataaaAACGGACAGAAAATATGTTTACTTTTgaaagtgaaatttaaatgtgacagattttcgcgttttgcgatataccagaaaaaaatagtataataaaattatttgaaaatgtttgatCCAAATTAATCGCAAGTAACATTTAACACCTTGGCATTTTTTGGGAAAACTCACAGTTCGCGAAAATCATTTAACGGTAATGTAAATTGAAGCAAGGCACGCCTGTAAAAATTGAACGTCGCTGCAGTCAGTTTATCGGAATGTCACgagtcggcacaaataattattattatacgcAACTAGATAGTAAAGCGGAAAATGCAataatggtgcaataacgactCTTCGCTGTGATGTGTTCATCGCTGTAGTCTTGTTATGAATATGCCGGGCGAGAtaattcgaatactttgggattcgaatcctcggGATTCgatattctatattgcccatccctaattCTCAGAAcacacaaaaaacaatatttgatgGTCGCCACATTTGACTTGGACATACAGAATTATGCCGAACTtttagtgcgatcagagttatgcgtgTATAAGCCGACCCCTCAGTTTAGCAACTTTTTTTTGAGTTCTGAACTCGGCGAGGATATACAGTAGCAGGAATAGGGAGGAATAAAGAGTTTCAATTGGAGGATTTCAACATAAAAGGTTGTGGTTCCACTGATATATAGAGTATGAATAAATAGTAGTTTACTAGTGAAGTTGGGAATGCAACAAATTATAAACATCCATCATTCTATTACCTATGTTAGGATACAGTACAGAATTTCGAGGGGCATGGTAGGCTATGCTGGTTgtccaatttaaaaaaaaaagggatTAACATatcaacaattttaaaataacctgatcaattttattgcattcatatttatattagCCGTAAACAAGCTTGACATTTTACTTTTTCTGTGATAATACGAATATtttgaatgtgattaattgaaatatattgctatCCAATCAATGAATGAATTGTTTTTCATAAACAGTGTGCCAGTCGAGTTTCACGAATTAAATTGTGTGTTGCATAGATACTGAATAAATGAAAAGTGAATGaatatacaaattcaaaattgttttaaaatttaagttGTGCACTCATTTTGATATAGAATACCTTCCTCATCAATACGTTGTACATAAAT
This genomic interval from Styela clava chromosome 15, kaStyClav1.hap1.2, whole genome shotgun sequence contains the following:
- the LOC120334689 gene encoding uncharacterized protein LOC120334689; this translates as MSPTKNTNELNNTKPSLESENDSSPTKNSAPVIDNLNQSNISPRRSGRVRKSRKFHDDFQSTSNIHFIIDEYWTRKSKAKNAKPVKVEKRGLYGIKHRNETMSNRNIFASLREDANTLNTNNGDAQQQSSIPSNIDIDKELTGEKDDTDLYLNYFKFPRSKENEKYKEVYDCIPKLRSSSPPRFTTKGVKKSRINHEAMGVRKLGKTLGNPFSTHGRKRNGVVFGNRELVSVDEKLKYTEAASNIKRIMKDKCKDVRFSSYVQPKILEEARDKFSAKRKRKAKPHSNEEEDEVDIETVDDSNTIVPEVLKRSLTKMKTGRKPGRTILECEDCGYKTTHSGHMRTHIMCVHKDLKQHECKYEGCDYKCSRKGSMTRHEKCVHRKDKVFRCDIENCNFESAWYISLERHIVTKHEKLRPWTCQICRKSFGQQYTLDSHINSVHRKQKRIKCAFCTFRSCTKMSVRAHILRRHKDKISEAINEAEEEDNEETEDLVDYTNEQNDYDVTMEIKEQECA